CAGCagatcatcatctttttaaggCTGAGAGTCCCCATATGAcaccatttttgtttttctggctcTGAAGCTGTTGTCTGCCTTGTATGGAATGCGAAGCTCAGTCGTTGCCCAGAAGAGAACtggcttcactgcagcagaatAGAAACACGCTTGACTGATGAGTCTAAGTAAACAGAGGGACGGCTTGAAgaaaagaggagtgacttaatGCAGCCGTGGAAGCAAAACAAGTACTGAATGGCCTGTCTATCCCTATCCCTATCCTATTTGTACTGCAAACATTTTCTTAAATGAGATTGGCGCTGATAAATACACAAACTTTCTTTATGGAtttgattattttaaaacaaaacagacttttaTTTGTGAGATCCCAcaatatgttttttattgttattattatttcattccGTTTTTAATTCATATTCTCACTCATAACAGAATGGGGTTTTCATGAAATAGGAGAAACCCACTTGCTGTCATTTTTTTGTACATGTTCAAGCATCCATCTATTATTCAACACCGAGCTCTTGTCTGTTTTAGAGCTGGCATATACTGTTCCCTCCAGAATTCacttgttgtgtttgctgtacTTTGAGGACATTTAGGTTTATGATCTAAGGACGAGTATGACGCAATACAGCTTGTAGTTGATAGTTGTATAAGATGAAAAGAAGTACTGTACTAGCAGAAAATAGGTTTGAGACTAATAAAAGGTTTGATTGGTGGCATCACTTGGGTCGGTTAAGACCTGGTTATTTATTGTCCCACACACAATGATAAATGACCCTCTAGTGAGACTGTTCAGCGAGCAGCCATGTACATTACCCTGCTTGGTTTGGATTTGACCAACGTAATAGTTTTCCTCTCCACACTGCGGTCTTTAATGCACTTTGGTGCAGGTTTATGTCGGCCTCTTGTGTCCATTAAACATTGTTTCAGAGGTTTTGTGGCTCATCTCTGTACATTCTGTTAATACCAACCTGGCTGATGTGGTGTGCTTTCTGTATTTCATCTCTGCAGATGATGCTTTGTGATAACGTCACCTCTGTTTTGTGGTAGTTGTCAGTAATGCCACTGAGTGGGTTTAGATTTTTTCACAGCATCGTCATCTGCTGTTTTCATTTGCCCTCCTGGTGCTCCAGTAGTTGCACCGGTGGTTTCTTCCTGTTGTACAGTTTGGTTTTAGCTGGTTTCCCTACTTTCTAGCTTTTCGTTGATAGACAGTTCTTAAACACAAGCTTCAAAGGTGTCAAACTCAACTCAGGGTGGTTACTTTGGTTATTAAAAACAGTTGTTATGACTCATGTTAAATTATAGAAAAACGGCTTTAGCctaatagacatgttctgatcTTAAGCCTCAATGTCCTCACTGTACAgaaaccacaaacaaacaggccgaTGACAAGCACTCGTTTCTCCTCTTCTACTACATGTTACTGACTTACAACTTTCAGACAAGTTGCCTTGTACAGAGACTTTTTTCCTTAGGTGTATACACCAAGTATGTGCCTCAGATTGAATGTTGTTAGTCTGATGGGAGACTAGATTTGTAGATTTTTTTCTATACATTTCGATTGGaagtttttgccttttttgctACTGTCATGCAAGGTACTGACGACCAGATGTAGCCactattatttatataatatagtagtgtttcataaataaatcTTTTGAGTCATCTTGTTGATGCATATTGTGAAGAATTGTGtaacaaaataatttaattgtatatatttttgaGTATGTTTTCACATATAGGAAGAGCTGTGGCTTATTTAACAATTTAATATTGGTTGAATGCCACGATCAAAACATGCTGCGTAACATTCAGACATAGAAACTCCTGGGAAGTCACCCACCGAACATAGAACGTGGGATCGATGGTTCCAATCCTGGCTCTACCGGTCATCCtttgaagtgtccttgggcaagacatcAAATCCAGTGGGCCCAGGTGAGTCAGGTACAGTAAAGGAGGTTGTTTATCTTATCACGTTCTACTTTCACTTGTCTTATCTTGACCTGCTCACTGAAGTAGCGCCAGTAGCTGAACTAATCTATTTAACTGCCAACAGAGGGAGCTGAGGTTCCTACTCAGCCGCCTGAATAACAAGACCAGTTGCAGTCCATGTCTGCGAAGAAAAAGTCTTTAGATTTAAATGTACAAATGACAGACGTTGTTACGTTTGATTCTTTATTTCAATCTTAGAAGTGAATCTGCATTCATACATATACAAAATTAAGATGCTGGAAAACAATATTTCAAACACACTATatggaaaagggaaaaaaactaaTTACAGCACGCTGAAAACAATGGAGCAGCAGATAACCGGGAATGTGGATTCAGCAGTAATCGTACGATAAGACCTCTGAGTGTGAAAGAACTGGCAAAATACTGAAACAGTGCAACATGCGTAACAAACTACAGTGAAGGATGACGGCTGCTTTCAGCCAGGCGTGTTCTAAATGTCACGGagtacaaacacagcagataaaCGGTACATGCAATCATGTTTTTGAACGAACCAGACCAAACTTTGGAGCGTTGCTATGACAACCGgctcccacccccaccctgaAACCTCAAGGACGAGTCTCCGATACGGGAATCCGTTCCAGCCGGGGGTTTCTCCAGGTCGGCGCCCGCGTGGCGCTGCTTCGTTGCCTGGTCGCGCCGGTCGTGTGCCGCGGCAGTGCTGTTTTGGGGCGAACTGCGGCCTCTCACGGTTCCTGAGAGAGAGCTCTCTACGTTTCCTGTCACTCCTTAACCTGTGGAAGAAAAGGGCAAGTCCTCTGCCGTGTCCCTGGCACTGTCATGCTTTATATCCACAGTGGCCCATCGAGAGTGCAAATAGAAAAAGGAGGGGTCTAGGAACAGTTGGATACATTCAGAAGTATCATGCTAAGGCAGTTTCTGAGTCCGGTCCTCTCCTTGTACCTCCATCCTGGGGCATCATACTGTATGCGTCTGTGTCACCATTTGTACAAAAGGAGCTCAACACGAGCCTCCTTCACACTGCAATATACTATATATAGGAATTAGAACAACCCCCATTTTGCGCTGATTATTTTAGGGTTCAGTCCATGACCTTGTTTTTTGCCTATCAATGAACAGAATGTCAATGTTAAGAGCTTCGTGGCCACTTTACTGGTTGACTTGTGGCCATCAGGACTGTTCGTGGTGTGTCAGCGTTCCTGTCCTCAGTCACAGGTGTACAGTTTAAAACCAACAGAAATGGGGCACAAAGAACACAGCACCGTCCCATCCGTCCGACGGCAGCGCCGCGGACCTCACGCTCCAGGCGTTCCGGCCCGGGGGCCCATGAGCGGGTCCTGGCCCTCCACGCCGCCCCGGACGGGGCTGCTCTCGTGCTCGGCCGTGATCACGATGGTGTTCTCGTCCACCAGCTCGCAGGTGGGGTTGGAGAACGCCGACAGGGGCAGCGTGATCCGCTGCATCTCGCGCTCGTACACCCGCTGCTCGTGCTGCTTCTTCAGGTCCTGAGTCCTGAGGGCAGACGCACATCGGCCGTGATGTTACAGAGCTCTGACAACGCCCAGGCACCTCGTCCCGATTCTCACACCAGGCTGTGCTTAATTTGAATTCCGAGCACATCTGGTTCAACTAGACCACTAGATTTGCACTCGAATGCCACACGTGCATCGCGTTACTGCACATTAGGTGAAGGCATAAACCTTCTGACATAATATGCTGTTCctctttattaaaaaatactTCCTAAATATAGAGATCGAAGACGGGGGCACTGCTAATGAAGTCTGACAGCCCAACACAGAGCTGTCAGGACAGTGTGTTCCCCAGGGAACCAGAGTCCCCCTCTTTCCCAACACCGGGACCCCCCCCACTTTGCCCATTACATAAGCCCGACTGTAGGCTTTTCAGCCTGTGCCACGTTCTTCCCTATATTCTGTTGCGATCACAGTAATGACACTAAGGCAGCCGAACTGCATCCAAGTGAACAACACAGAGCGTTGTTAGTGAATGGGAACAACAGCTGATTCACCAACGACACTTCCACCGTCcattcagactgtgtgtgtgtgtgtgtgtgtgtgtgtgtgtgtgtgtgtgtgtgtgtgtgtgtgtgtgtgtgagaaacaggaagtcgcCAAAAGGCTCAGCAGCAAAAGGAAATAGATGCTCTCTCAcactcttctccttcacatAATGTCCCAAATAGAAGGTAATTGCTGTCATGACTTTCATACTGACCTCTTATAGCAGTAGCCCACTGTGATGCCCGCTCCAAGCATGATTATGATCGCAATCATGAGGACGCCGAGGACGTAGCCTGAAGGATCAAAGCAGATGATTGGTTTGAAGCGGGACACGCGACGTGCTGCTGGATGAACTAGGGTTCGTTGCCAACGATGGCGACCTACCAAGCACTCCCAggtccttcttcttcttgggtCCCGTGTGCACCCGCTGGCTGATGCCCATCACCGGCTGCACGGCGCCGACCTCTCCCTGGGGGGCTCCCTGCTTGGCC
Above is a window of Betta splendens chromosome 9, fBetSpl5.4, whole genome shotgun sequence DNA encoding:
- the pik3ip1 gene encoding phosphoinositide-3-kinase-interacting protein 1; this encodes MRLALRGVVFLIAAVAQSSASSGGDEDCVRYRGEQRSASSGLICLNWSNTTRDYDVKVHPDSQTGVGDHSYCRNPDSSERPWCYITGPDGTIQRQFCAIGPCKAEASTVRPEAEALGPTPGPPTEKLSVPAKQGAPQGEVGAVQPVMGISQRVHTGPKKKKDLGVLGYVLGVLMIAIIIMLGAGITVGYCYKRTQDLKKQHEQRVYEREMQRITLPLSAFSNPTCELVDENTIVITAEHESSPVRGGVEGQDPLMGPRAGTPGA